Proteins found in one Apostichopus japonicus isolate 1M-3 chromosome 16, ASM3797524v1, whole genome shotgun sequence genomic segment:
- the LOC139983226 gene encoding uncharacterized protein isoform X1: MGFLKMSTTNLFVISAILFCILSGTVVSSDKCQTPQYLQLGKKGMISCNFPGGLYGTFWYHSSNLTSEDRRFISLRGGIVSGPGYDSGKYGVQPDGSLIINNVSTKHNTYFGVSTLATREDDPIVEYVCVVVYGTVVSSDKCQTPQYLQLGKKGMISCNFPGGLYGTIWYNSSNLTSEYRQLISHKEDIVSGPGYKSGEYGVQLDGSLVINKVSTQHNTYFGVLTLANKEDDSIVEYVCVVVYDKPQEPYPTVDATGCYHKSLCFLKLNAASSLSCNVLRVGEVLDDLSWKLRTNTGDGLISSQSKAVTTSVNELQSYHAVVDISLKPSLSLRLFVCAARSNVSEVGISESAILVEIGTLEASIEPLLVTPNERVFMNCGEDVSFFVWKKVGQTEEIIAFGTESMSEVIMPDGFTLQNSSLVINTAGNPNLGTYTCVYSTEGVTTKFTSTDVTFQEEERRPGWIVVVVVLFVLTSCIVVFLIVFRRRRLKENNSKDRQSTTTATQQLLLKRTIKVTEKELKAFCEKVIISKDQTRDVHDGIVKRLKEASKRQVDIQRIILRDSFTSVEDNGGAINLSSGAALPRLNNLNRLDFGNEKWQQWDLTKLISILQYACHRSPPTEIRIERSLLPFELENMLSILHHKPRVSIGNRLKKTLLRSLSVEWVTGLEAAGELYLNYDTEQWEYTTHGPLNENIYNMLLKKFEKEKANEEVTDQTEGAKLLEDSDHKQPPSDVKVLNLKGSWTTSV; encoded by the exons atgtcTACAACAAACCTTTTTGTGATCTCTGCTATCCTTTTTTGCATTTTAAGTG GCACGGTTGTCTCGTCAGATAAGTGCCAGACTCCGCAATATCTGCAATTGGGAAAGAAAGGTATGATATCCTGCAACTTTCCTGGCGGTTTATATGGAACATTTTGGTACCACTCGTCCAATTTGACTAGCGAAGATCGACGATTTATTTCCCTCAGAGGAGGTATTGTATCTGGACCCGGATACGATTCCGGAAAATACGGTGTTCAACCAGATGGATCTCTTATAATCAACAACGTTTCCACCAAACATAATACTTATTTCGGTGTATCGACATTGGCGACTAGAGAAGATGATCCAATCGTTGAATATGTCTGTGTAGTTGTCTACG GCACGGTTGTCTCGTCAGATAAGTGCCAAACTCCGCAATATCTGCAATTGGGAAAGAAAGGTATGATATCCTGCAACTTTCCTGGCGGTTTATATGGAACAATTTGGTACAACTCGTCCAATTTGACTAGCGAATATCGACAACTAATTTCCCACAAAGAAGATATTGTTTCTGGACCCGGATACAAGTCCGGAGAATACGGTGTTCAACTTGATGGATCTCTTGTAATCAACAAAGTTTCCACCCAACATAATACTTATTTCGGTGTATTGACATTGGCGAATAAAGAAGATGATTCGATCGTTGAATATGTCTGTGTAGTTGTCTACG ACAAACCACAGGAACCGTACCCAACCGTTGATGCTACTGGATGTTACCACAAATCATTAtgctttttaaaattaaacGCTGCTTCCAGTTTAAGTTGTAATGTTTTACGAGTAGGTGAAGTATTAGATGATTTGTCATGGAAGTTAAGAACTAACACCGGGGATGGACTGATCTCTTCTCAGTCGAAAGCTGTAACAACCAGTGTCAATGAATTACAATCTTACCATGCTGTTGTGGATATTTCGTTAAAACCCTCTCTCTCGTTACGTTTATTCGTCTGCGCAGCGAGAAGCAATGTGTCTGAAGTAGGTATCAGTGAATCTGCGATACTGGTTGAAATCGGGACACTGGAAGCATCTATCGAACCTCTGCTTGTAACACCTAATGAAAGAGTGTTTATGAACTGCGGGGAAGATGTGTCATTCTTTGTATGGAAAAAAGTAGGTCAAACGGAAGAAATAATTGCATTTGGAACTGAAAGTATGAGTGAAGTTATAATGCCTGATGGATTCACATTGCAAAATAGCTCTCTTGTTATAAACACGGCTGGAAATCCTAACCTGGGCACGTACACATGTGTTTATAGCACTGAAGGTGTTACAACGAAATTTACATCAACTGATGTAACTTTTCAGG AGGAGGAACGACGACCCGGTTggattgttgttgttgttgtgttatTTGTGTTGACGAGTTGCATCGTCGTATTTCTGATCGTGTTTCGCCGCCGCCGACTTAAAG AGAATAATTCCAAAGATCGACAGAGTACCACAACAGCAACACAACAGCTACTACTCAAACGTACGATAAAGGTGACAGAAAAGGAATTAAAAG CTTTTTGTGAGAAAGTTATAATTTCGAAAGACCAAACTCGAGATGTACACGATGGGATAGTGAAGAGGTTGAAGGAAGCATCTAAAAGACAG GTTGACATCCAAAGGATTATATTGCGAGACAGCTTTACGTCGGTTGAAGATAATGGTGGAGCTATTAATCTAAGCTCTGGAGCAGCTTTACCTCGGCTTAACAATTTGAACAGATTGGACTTTGGAAACGAAAAATGGCAACAATGGGACTTAACCAAATTGATTAGTATCCTGCAATATGCTTGTCACAGAAGTCCACCGACCGAGATCAG GATTGAAAGAAGTCTGCTGCCCTTCGAACTTGAGAACATGTTGAGCATATTACACCATAAGCCACGTG TTTCCATAGGTAACAGACTAAAGAAAACTCTGTTACGGTCTCTTTCAGTCGAGTGGGTAACTGGTTTGGAAGCTGCAGGAGAACTGTATTTGAATTACGATACTGAACAGTGGGAG TACACTACACATGGTCCTCTGAACgagaatatatataacatgctt TTAAAGAAGTTTGAG AAAGAGAAGGCAAATGAAGAAGTG
- the LOC139983226 gene encoding uncharacterized protein isoform X2 — translation MGFLKMSTTNLFVISAILFCILSGTVVSSDKCQTPQYLQLGKKGMISCNFPGGLYGTFWYHSSNLTSEDRRFISLRGGIVSGPGYDSGKYGVQPDGSLIINNVSTKHNTYFGVSTLATREDDPIVEYVCVVVYGTVVSSDKCQTPQYLQLGKKGMISCNFPGGLYGTIWYNSSNLTSEYRQLISHKEDIVSGPGYKSGEYGVQLDGSLVINKVSTQHNTYFGVLTLANKEDDSIVEYVCVVVYDKPQEPYPTVDATGCYHKSLCFLKLNAASSLSCNVLRVGEVLDDLSWKLRTNTGDGLISSQSKAVTTSVNELQSYHAVVDISLKPSLSLRLFVCAARSNVSEVGISESAILVEIGTLEASIEPLLVTPNERVFMNCGEDVSFFVWKKVGQTEEIIAFGTESMSEVIMPDGFTLQNSSLVINTAGNPNLGTYTCVYSTEGVTTKFTSTDVTFQEEERRPGWIVVVVVLFVLTSCIVVFLIVFRRRRLKENNSKDRQSTTTATQQLLLKRTIKVTEKELKAFCEKVIISKDQTRDVHDGIVKRLKEASKRQVDIQRIILRDSFTSVEDNGGAINLSSGAALPRLNNLNRLDFGNEKWQQWDLTKLISILQYACHRSPPTEIRIERSLLPFELENMLSILHHKPRVPVHCIVHKGSQSVEWVTGLEAAGELYLNYDTEQWEYTTHGPLNENIYNMLLKKFEKEKANEEVTDQTEGAKLLEDSDHKQPPSDVKVLNLKGSWTTSV, via the exons atgtcTACAACAAACCTTTTTGTGATCTCTGCTATCCTTTTTTGCATTTTAAGTG GCACGGTTGTCTCGTCAGATAAGTGCCAGACTCCGCAATATCTGCAATTGGGAAAGAAAGGTATGATATCCTGCAACTTTCCTGGCGGTTTATATGGAACATTTTGGTACCACTCGTCCAATTTGACTAGCGAAGATCGACGATTTATTTCCCTCAGAGGAGGTATTGTATCTGGACCCGGATACGATTCCGGAAAATACGGTGTTCAACCAGATGGATCTCTTATAATCAACAACGTTTCCACCAAACATAATACTTATTTCGGTGTATCGACATTGGCGACTAGAGAAGATGATCCAATCGTTGAATATGTCTGTGTAGTTGTCTACG GCACGGTTGTCTCGTCAGATAAGTGCCAAACTCCGCAATATCTGCAATTGGGAAAGAAAGGTATGATATCCTGCAACTTTCCTGGCGGTTTATATGGAACAATTTGGTACAACTCGTCCAATTTGACTAGCGAATATCGACAACTAATTTCCCACAAAGAAGATATTGTTTCTGGACCCGGATACAAGTCCGGAGAATACGGTGTTCAACTTGATGGATCTCTTGTAATCAACAAAGTTTCCACCCAACATAATACTTATTTCGGTGTATTGACATTGGCGAATAAAGAAGATGATTCGATCGTTGAATATGTCTGTGTAGTTGTCTACG ACAAACCACAGGAACCGTACCCAACCGTTGATGCTACTGGATGTTACCACAAATCATTAtgctttttaaaattaaacGCTGCTTCCAGTTTAAGTTGTAATGTTTTACGAGTAGGTGAAGTATTAGATGATTTGTCATGGAAGTTAAGAACTAACACCGGGGATGGACTGATCTCTTCTCAGTCGAAAGCTGTAACAACCAGTGTCAATGAATTACAATCTTACCATGCTGTTGTGGATATTTCGTTAAAACCCTCTCTCTCGTTACGTTTATTCGTCTGCGCAGCGAGAAGCAATGTGTCTGAAGTAGGTATCAGTGAATCTGCGATACTGGTTGAAATCGGGACACTGGAAGCATCTATCGAACCTCTGCTTGTAACACCTAATGAAAGAGTGTTTATGAACTGCGGGGAAGATGTGTCATTCTTTGTATGGAAAAAAGTAGGTCAAACGGAAGAAATAATTGCATTTGGAACTGAAAGTATGAGTGAAGTTATAATGCCTGATGGATTCACATTGCAAAATAGCTCTCTTGTTATAAACACGGCTGGAAATCCTAACCTGGGCACGTACACATGTGTTTATAGCACTGAAGGTGTTACAACGAAATTTACATCAACTGATGTAACTTTTCAGG AGGAGGAACGACGACCCGGTTggattgttgttgttgttgtgttatTTGTGTTGACGAGTTGCATCGTCGTATTTCTGATCGTGTTTCGCCGCCGCCGACTTAAAG AGAATAATTCCAAAGATCGACAGAGTACCACAACAGCAACACAACAGCTACTACTCAAACGTACGATAAAGGTGACAGAAAAGGAATTAAAAG CTTTTTGTGAGAAAGTTATAATTTCGAAAGACCAAACTCGAGATGTACACGATGGGATAGTGAAGAGGTTGAAGGAAGCATCTAAAAGACAG GTTGACATCCAAAGGATTATATTGCGAGACAGCTTTACGTCGGTTGAAGATAATGGTGGAGCTATTAATCTAAGCTCTGGAGCAGCTTTACCTCGGCTTAACAATTTGAACAGATTGGACTTTGGAAACGAAAAATGGCAACAATGGGACTTAACCAAATTGATTAGTATCCTGCAATATGCTTGTCACAGAAGTCCACCGACCGAGATCAG GATTGAAAGAAGTCTGCTGCCCTTCGAACTTGAGAACATGTTGAGCATATTACACCATAAGCCACGTG TACCAGTCCATTGTATAGTCCATAAGGGGAGTCAA TCAGTCGAGTGGGTAACTGGTTTGGAAGCTGCAGGAGAACTGTATTTGAATTACGATACTGAACAGTGGGAG TACACTACACATGGTCCTCTGAACgagaatatatataacatgctt TTAAAGAAGTTTGAG AAAGAGAAGGCAAATGAAGAAGTG
- the LOC139983226 gene encoding uncharacterized protein isoform X3, which produces MGFLKMSTTNLFVISAILFCILSGTVVSSDKCQTPQYLQLGKKGMISCNFPGGLYGTFWYHSSNLTSEDRRFISLRGGIVSGPGYDSGKYGVQPDGSLIINNVSTKHNTYFGVSTLATREDDPIVEYVCVVVYGTVVSSDKCQTPQYLQLGKKGMISCNFPGGLYGTIWYNSSNLTSEYRQLISHKEDIVSGPGYKSGEYGVQLDGSLVINKVSTQHNTYFGVLTLANKEDDSIVEYVCVVVYDKPQEPYPTVDATGCYHKSLCFLKLNAASSLSCNVLRVGEVLDDLSWKLRTNTGDGLISSQSKAVTTSVNELQSYHAVVDISLKPSLSLRLFVCAARSNVSEVGISESAILVEIGTLEASIEPLLVTPNERVFMNCGEDVSFFVWKKVGQTEEIIAFGTESMSEVIMPDGFTLQNSSLVINTAGNPNLGTYTCVYSTEGVTTKFTSTDVTFQEEERRPGWIVVVVVLFVLTSCIVVFLIVFRRRRLKENNSKDRQSTTTATQQLLLKRTIKVTEKELKAFCEKVIISKDQTRDVHDGIVKRLKEASKRQVDIQRIILRDSFTSVEDNGGAINLSSGAALPRLNNLNRLDFGNEKWQQWDLTKLISILQYACHRSPPTEIRIERSLLPFELENMLSILHHKPRVEWVTGLEAAGELYLNYDTEQWEYTTHGPLNENIYNMLLKKFEKEKANEEVTDQTEGAKLLEDSDHKQPPSDVKVLNLKGSWTTSV; this is translated from the exons atgtcTACAACAAACCTTTTTGTGATCTCTGCTATCCTTTTTTGCATTTTAAGTG GCACGGTTGTCTCGTCAGATAAGTGCCAGACTCCGCAATATCTGCAATTGGGAAAGAAAGGTATGATATCCTGCAACTTTCCTGGCGGTTTATATGGAACATTTTGGTACCACTCGTCCAATTTGACTAGCGAAGATCGACGATTTATTTCCCTCAGAGGAGGTATTGTATCTGGACCCGGATACGATTCCGGAAAATACGGTGTTCAACCAGATGGATCTCTTATAATCAACAACGTTTCCACCAAACATAATACTTATTTCGGTGTATCGACATTGGCGACTAGAGAAGATGATCCAATCGTTGAATATGTCTGTGTAGTTGTCTACG GCACGGTTGTCTCGTCAGATAAGTGCCAAACTCCGCAATATCTGCAATTGGGAAAGAAAGGTATGATATCCTGCAACTTTCCTGGCGGTTTATATGGAACAATTTGGTACAACTCGTCCAATTTGACTAGCGAATATCGACAACTAATTTCCCACAAAGAAGATATTGTTTCTGGACCCGGATACAAGTCCGGAGAATACGGTGTTCAACTTGATGGATCTCTTGTAATCAACAAAGTTTCCACCCAACATAATACTTATTTCGGTGTATTGACATTGGCGAATAAAGAAGATGATTCGATCGTTGAATATGTCTGTGTAGTTGTCTACG ACAAACCACAGGAACCGTACCCAACCGTTGATGCTACTGGATGTTACCACAAATCATTAtgctttttaaaattaaacGCTGCTTCCAGTTTAAGTTGTAATGTTTTACGAGTAGGTGAAGTATTAGATGATTTGTCATGGAAGTTAAGAACTAACACCGGGGATGGACTGATCTCTTCTCAGTCGAAAGCTGTAACAACCAGTGTCAATGAATTACAATCTTACCATGCTGTTGTGGATATTTCGTTAAAACCCTCTCTCTCGTTACGTTTATTCGTCTGCGCAGCGAGAAGCAATGTGTCTGAAGTAGGTATCAGTGAATCTGCGATACTGGTTGAAATCGGGACACTGGAAGCATCTATCGAACCTCTGCTTGTAACACCTAATGAAAGAGTGTTTATGAACTGCGGGGAAGATGTGTCATTCTTTGTATGGAAAAAAGTAGGTCAAACGGAAGAAATAATTGCATTTGGAACTGAAAGTATGAGTGAAGTTATAATGCCTGATGGATTCACATTGCAAAATAGCTCTCTTGTTATAAACACGGCTGGAAATCCTAACCTGGGCACGTACACATGTGTTTATAGCACTGAAGGTGTTACAACGAAATTTACATCAACTGATGTAACTTTTCAGG AGGAGGAACGACGACCCGGTTggattgttgttgttgttgtgttatTTGTGTTGACGAGTTGCATCGTCGTATTTCTGATCGTGTTTCGCCGCCGCCGACTTAAAG AGAATAATTCCAAAGATCGACAGAGTACCACAACAGCAACACAACAGCTACTACTCAAACGTACGATAAAGGTGACAGAAAAGGAATTAAAAG CTTTTTGTGAGAAAGTTATAATTTCGAAAGACCAAACTCGAGATGTACACGATGGGATAGTGAAGAGGTTGAAGGAAGCATCTAAAAGACAG GTTGACATCCAAAGGATTATATTGCGAGACAGCTTTACGTCGGTTGAAGATAATGGTGGAGCTATTAATCTAAGCTCTGGAGCAGCTTTACCTCGGCTTAACAATTTGAACAGATTGGACTTTGGAAACGAAAAATGGCAACAATGGGACTTAACCAAATTGATTAGTATCCTGCAATATGCTTGTCACAGAAGTCCACCGACCGAGATCAG GATTGAAAGAAGTCTGCTGCCCTTCGAACTTGAGAACATGTTGAGCATATTACACCATAAGCCACGTG TCGAGTGGGTAACTGGTTTGGAAGCTGCAGGAGAACTGTATTTGAATTACGATACTGAACAGTGGGAG TACACTACACATGGTCCTCTGAACgagaatatatataacatgctt TTAAAGAAGTTTGAG AAAGAGAAGGCAAATGAAGAAGTG
- the LOC139983226 gene encoding uncharacterized protein isoform X5: MGFLKMSTTNLFVISAILFCILSGTVVSSDKCQTPQYLQLGKKGMISCNFPGGLYGTFWYHSSNLTSEDRRFISLRGGIVSGPGYDSGKYGVQPDGSLIINNVSTKHNTYFGVSTLATREDDPIVEYVCVVVYGTVVSSDKCQTPQYLQLGKKGMISCNFPGGLYGTIWYNSSNLTSEYRQLISHKEDIVSGPGYKSGEYGVQLDGSLVINKVSTQHNTYFGVLTLANKEDDSIVEYVCVVVYDKPQEPYPTVDATGCYHKSLCFLKLNAASSLSCNVLRVGEVLDDLSWKLRTNTGDGLISSQSKAVTTSVNELQSYHAVVDISLKPSLSLRLFVCAARSNVSEVGISESAILVEIGTLEASIEPLLVTPNERVFMNCGEDVSFFVWKKVGQTEEIIAFGTESMSEVIMPDGFTLQNSSLVINTAGNPNLGTYTCVYSTEGVTTKFTSTDVTFQEEERRPGWIVVVVVLFVLTSCIVVFLIVFRRRRLKENNSKDRQSTTTATQQLLLKRTIKVTEKELKAFCEKVIISKDQTRDVHDGIVKRLKEASKRQVDIQRIILRDSFTSVEDNGGAINLSSGAALPRLNNLNRLDFGNEKWQQWDLTKLISILQYACHRSPPTEIRIERSLLPFELENMLSILHHKPRVSIGNRLKKTLLRSLSVEWVTGLEAAGELYLNYDTEQWEYTTHGPLNENIYNMLEWRNYVYFKRG, from the exons atgtcTACAACAAACCTTTTTGTGATCTCTGCTATCCTTTTTTGCATTTTAAGTG GCACGGTTGTCTCGTCAGATAAGTGCCAGACTCCGCAATATCTGCAATTGGGAAAGAAAGGTATGATATCCTGCAACTTTCCTGGCGGTTTATATGGAACATTTTGGTACCACTCGTCCAATTTGACTAGCGAAGATCGACGATTTATTTCCCTCAGAGGAGGTATTGTATCTGGACCCGGATACGATTCCGGAAAATACGGTGTTCAACCAGATGGATCTCTTATAATCAACAACGTTTCCACCAAACATAATACTTATTTCGGTGTATCGACATTGGCGACTAGAGAAGATGATCCAATCGTTGAATATGTCTGTGTAGTTGTCTACG GCACGGTTGTCTCGTCAGATAAGTGCCAAACTCCGCAATATCTGCAATTGGGAAAGAAAGGTATGATATCCTGCAACTTTCCTGGCGGTTTATATGGAACAATTTGGTACAACTCGTCCAATTTGACTAGCGAATATCGACAACTAATTTCCCACAAAGAAGATATTGTTTCTGGACCCGGATACAAGTCCGGAGAATACGGTGTTCAACTTGATGGATCTCTTGTAATCAACAAAGTTTCCACCCAACATAATACTTATTTCGGTGTATTGACATTGGCGAATAAAGAAGATGATTCGATCGTTGAATATGTCTGTGTAGTTGTCTACG ACAAACCACAGGAACCGTACCCAACCGTTGATGCTACTGGATGTTACCACAAATCATTAtgctttttaaaattaaacGCTGCTTCCAGTTTAAGTTGTAATGTTTTACGAGTAGGTGAAGTATTAGATGATTTGTCATGGAAGTTAAGAACTAACACCGGGGATGGACTGATCTCTTCTCAGTCGAAAGCTGTAACAACCAGTGTCAATGAATTACAATCTTACCATGCTGTTGTGGATATTTCGTTAAAACCCTCTCTCTCGTTACGTTTATTCGTCTGCGCAGCGAGAAGCAATGTGTCTGAAGTAGGTATCAGTGAATCTGCGATACTGGTTGAAATCGGGACACTGGAAGCATCTATCGAACCTCTGCTTGTAACACCTAATGAAAGAGTGTTTATGAACTGCGGGGAAGATGTGTCATTCTTTGTATGGAAAAAAGTAGGTCAAACGGAAGAAATAATTGCATTTGGAACTGAAAGTATGAGTGAAGTTATAATGCCTGATGGATTCACATTGCAAAATAGCTCTCTTGTTATAAACACGGCTGGAAATCCTAACCTGGGCACGTACACATGTGTTTATAGCACTGAAGGTGTTACAACGAAATTTACATCAACTGATGTAACTTTTCAGG AGGAGGAACGACGACCCGGTTggattgttgttgttgttgtgttatTTGTGTTGACGAGTTGCATCGTCGTATTTCTGATCGTGTTTCGCCGCCGCCGACTTAAAG AGAATAATTCCAAAGATCGACAGAGTACCACAACAGCAACACAACAGCTACTACTCAAACGTACGATAAAGGTGACAGAAAAGGAATTAAAAG CTTTTTGTGAGAAAGTTATAATTTCGAAAGACCAAACTCGAGATGTACACGATGGGATAGTGAAGAGGTTGAAGGAAGCATCTAAAAGACAG GTTGACATCCAAAGGATTATATTGCGAGACAGCTTTACGTCGGTTGAAGATAATGGTGGAGCTATTAATCTAAGCTCTGGAGCAGCTTTACCTCGGCTTAACAATTTGAACAGATTGGACTTTGGAAACGAAAAATGGCAACAATGGGACTTAACCAAATTGATTAGTATCCTGCAATATGCTTGTCACAGAAGTCCACCGACCGAGATCAG GATTGAAAGAAGTCTGCTGCCCTTCGAACTTGAGAACATGTTGAGCATATTACACCATAAGCCACGTG TTTCCATAGGTAACAGACTAAAGAAAACTCTGTTACGGTCTCTTTCAGTCGAGTGGGTAACTGGTTTGGAAGCTGCAGGAGAACTGTATTTGAATTACGATACTGAACAGTGGGAG TACACTACACATGGTCCTCTGAACgagaatatatataacatgctt GAGTGGCGAAATTACGTTTACTTCAAGAGAGGGTGA
- the LOC139983226 gene encoding uncharacterized protein isoform X4, producing MGFLKMSTTNLFVISAILFCILSGTVVSSDKCQTPQYLQLGKKGMISCNFPGGLYGTFWYHSSNLTSEDRRFISLRGGIVSGPGYDSGKYGVQPDGSLIINNVSTKHNTYFGVSTLATREDDPIVEYVCVVVYGTVVSSDKCQTPQYLQLGKKGMISCNFPGGLYGTIWYNSSNLTSEYRQLISHKEDIVSGPGYKSGEYGVQLDGSLVINKVSTQHNTYFGVLTLANKEDDSIVEYVCVVVYDKPQEPYPTVDATGCYHKSLCFLKLNAASSLSCNVLRVGEVLDDLSWKLRTNTGDGLISSQSKAVTTSVNELQSYHAVVDISLKPSLSLRLFVCAARSNVSEVGISESAILVEIGTLEASIEPLLVTPNERVFMNCGEDVSFFVWKKVGQTEEIIAFGTESMSEVIMPDGFTLQNSSLVINTAGNPNLGTYTCVYSTEGVTTKFTSTDVTFQEEERRPGWIVVVVVLFVLTSCIVVFLIVFRRRRLKENNSKDRQSTTTATQQLLLKRTIKVTEKELKAFCEKVIISKDQTRDVHDGIVKRLKEASKRQVDIQRIILRDSFTSVEDNGGAINLSSGAALPRLNNLNRLDFGNEKWQQWDLTKLISILQYACHRSPPTEIRIERSLLPFELENMLSILHHKPRVSIGNRLKKTLLRSLSVEWVTGLEAAGELYLNYDTEQWEYTTHGPLNENIYNMLLKKFEKEKANEEVTNQTEGAKLLEDSGH from the exons atgtcTACAACAAACCTTTTTGTGATCTCTGCTATCCTTTTTTGCATTTTAAGTG GCACGGTTGTCTCGTCAGATAAGTGCCAGACTCCGCAATATCTGCAATTGGGAAAGAAAGGTATGATATCCTGCAACTTTCCTGGCGGTTTATATGGAACATTTTGGTACCACTCGTCCAATTTGACTAGCGAAGATCGACGATTTATTTCCCTCAGAGGAGGTATTGTATCTGGACCCGGATACGATTCCGGAAAATACGGTGTTCAACCAGATGGATCTCTTATAATCAACAACGTTTCCACCAAACATAATACTTATTTCGGTGTATCGACATTGGCGACTAGAGAAGATGATCCAATCGTTGAATATGTCTGTGTAGTTGTCTACG GCACGGTTGTCTCGTCAGATAAGTGCCAAACTCCGCAATATCTGCAATTGGGAAAGAAAGGTATGATATCCTGCAACTTTCCTGGCGGTTTATATGGAACAATTTGGTACAACTCGTCCAATTTGACTAGCGAATATCGACAACTAATTTCCCACAAAGAAGATATTGTTTCTGGACCCGGATACAAGTCCGGAGAATACGGTGTTCAACTTGATGGATCTCTTGTAATCAACAAAGTTTCCACCCAACATAATACTTATTTCGGTGTATTGACATTGGCGAATAAAGAAGATGATTCGATCGTTGAATATGTCTGTGTAGTTGTCTACG ACAAACCACAGGAACCGTACCCAACCGTTGATGCTACTGGATGTTACCACAAATCATTAtgctttttaaaattaaacGCTGCTTCCAGTTTAAGTTGTAATGTTTTACGAGTAGGTGAAGTATTAGATGATTTGTCATGGAAGTTAAGAACTAACACCGGGGATGGACTGATCTCTTCTCAGTCGAAAGCTGTAACAACCAGTGTCAATGAATTACAATCTTACCATGCTGTTGTGGATATTTCGTTAAAACCCTCTCTCTCGTTACGTTTATTCGTCTGCGCAGCGAGAAGCAATGTGTCTGAAGTAGGTATCAGTGAATCTGCGATACTGGTTGAAATCGGGACACTGGAAGCATCTATCGAACCTCTGCTTGTAACACCTAATGAAAGAGTGTTTATGAACTGCGGGGAAGATGTGTCATTCTTTGTATGGAAAAAAGTAGGTCAAACGGAAGAAATAATTGCATTTGGAACTGAAAGTATGAGTGAAGTTATAATGCCTGATGGATTCACATTGCAAAATAGCTCTCTTGTTATAAACACGGCTGGAAATCCTAACCTGGGCACGTACACATGTGTTTATAGCACTGAAGGTGTTACAACGAAATTTACATCAACTGATGTAACTTTTCAGG AGGAGGAACGACGACCCGGTTggattgttgttgttgttgtgttatTTGTGTTGACGAGTTGCATCGTCGTATTTCTGATCGTGTTTCGCCGCCGCCGACTTAAAG AGAATAATTCCAAAGATCGACAGAGTACCACAACAGCAACACAACAGCTACTACTCAAACGTACGATAAAGGTGACAGAAAAGGAATTAAAAG CTTTTTGTGAGAAAGTTATAATTTCGAAAGACCAAACTCGAGATGTACACGATGGGATAGTGAAGAGGTTGAAGGAAGCATCTAAAAGACAG GTTGACATCCAAAGGATTATATTGCGAGACAGCTTTACGTCGGTTGAAGATAATGGTGGAGCTATTAATCTAAGCTCTGGAGCAGCTTTACCTCGGCTTAACAATTTGAACAGATTGGACTTTGGAAACGAAAAATGGCAACAATGGGACTTAACCAAATTGATTAGTATCCTGCAATATGCTTGTCACAGAAGTCCACCGACCGAGATCAG GATTGAAAGAAGTCTGCTGCCCTTCGAACTTGAGAACATGTTGAGCATATTACACCATAAGCCACGTG TTTCCATAGGTAACAGACTAAAGAAAACTCTGTTACGGTCTCTTTCAGTCGAGTGGGTAACTGGTTTGGAAGCTGCAGGAGAACTGTATTTGAATTACGATACTGAACAGTGGGAG TACACTACACATGGTCCTCTGAACgagaatatatataacatgctt TTAAAGAAGTTTGAG AAAGAGAAGGCAAATGAAGAAGTG ACCAACCAAACGGAAGG AGCAAAGCTTTTGGAAGACTCGGGTCATTAA